One genomic segment of Mytilus galloprovincialis chromosome 5, xbMytGall1.hap1.1, whole genome shotgun sequence includes these proteins:
- the LOC143074948 gene encoding vacuolar ATPase assembly protein VMA12-like: MEPKVKVTERIRELLQDVTEKLDTATTNEIEEIKTYIIKNEKNTEIPFKLVHFAYKNRKPEKCSLYLNELLEDSDLILKEYIPPTRNPELEARIKKLKTQQENKDYKKMTKNVGTFKVHEPGSIGKELKTLNNQMIGVFNFVLTVGGAFVFGYMATKYAFADSGQDSFPLQLMSGLVLGTIVFFADLYFLVKEDMR; the protein is encoded by the exons ATGGAACCAAAAGTGAAAGTTACAGAAAGGATCAGAGAGTTACTTCAAGATGTAACAGAAAAACTGGACACTGCCACAACAAATGAGAtagaagaaataaaaacatacattataaaaaatgaaaagaacacaGAAATACCATTTAAACTTGTTCATTTTGCATATAAAAACAGAAAACCAG AAAAATGCAGTTTATATTTAAATGAACTCTTAGAAGACAGCGACCTTATTTTAAAGGAATACATTCCACCTACAAGA AATCCAGAACTTGAAGCTAGAATTAAAAAACTGAAGACACAACAAGAAAACAAAGACTACAAAAAGATGACAAAAAATGTTGGAACATTCAAG gttcATGAACCAGGTTCAATAGGAAAAGAat tgAAAACACTGAACAATCAGATGATAGGAGTGTTTAACTTTGTGTTGACAGTGGGCGGGGCTTTTGTCTTTGGATACATGGCTACAAAGTATGCATTTGCTGATTCTGGACAAGATTCTTTCCCTTTG CAATTGATGTCTGGATTAGTACTTGGTACCATCGTGTTCTTTGCTGACCTTTATTTCTTAGTGAAAGAGGACATGAGGTGA